One Terriglobales bacterium genomic window carries:
- a CDS encoding amylo-alpha-1,6-glucosidase, with product MIEFGENITADPDAAASREWLETNGLGGFACSTIIGMNTRRYHALLTAATHPPVGRMVLLSKIEETLIVGDERLELGTNQYPGAAHPQGYRFLKRFRLDPFPVFTYRAGGVELEKSVFMAQGENTVVVEYRLLSKPKRKVDVSLELRPLIAFRDYHSLTHENAALNRDVREDAAGMCSVEPYNGLPRLYFGHDADALTRSGDWYRNFQYAIERERGLDCAEDLFQPFVLTYNLGSRKSVVVIASTEPRAASTSTQLRKKETARRRALSASSPVKDELVEQLLIAADQYIVARGEHRSIIAGYPWFADWGRDTMISLPGIALATGRFDVARDILLEFARHVDQGMLPNRFPDAGEAPEYNTVDATLWFIEAARAYVAYTGDAEFVRKNLYEVFSDIIAWHVRGTRYGIKVDPSGLLAAGEPGVQLTWMDAKVGDWVVTPRYGKPVEIQALWYNALRTLEEFAARFGDQAGQRRYANMATVAQWSFNRLFWNEKKNCLYDVVNGGPPDASVRPNQIFAVSLHHTMLQPDRARRVVEVVERDLLTPLGLRSLSPEDPKYIGRYEGDARARDGAYHQGTVWPWLMGPFVSAYVKAHGRSAAAVARAGDLLQPFREHLRAAGLGQVSEIADADPPHTPRGCFAQAWSVAELLRAAVEDVYAKTTSPAKAAASTATASPAPASAARR from the coding sequence TCTCCAAAATTGAAGAGACGCTCATCGTTGGCGACGAACGCCTGGAGCTGGGCACGAACCAGTATCCCGGCGCAGCGCATCCGCAGGGGTACCGTTTCCTTAAGCGTTTTCGGCTCGATCCATTTCCGGTATTCACCTACCGGGCCGGCGGAGTTGAGCTGGAAAAGTCCGTGTTCATGGCACAGGGTGAGAACACGGTCGTTGTCGAATACAGGCTGCTCTCGAAACCAAAACGCAAGGTGGATGTCTCCCTCGAGCTGCGCCCCCTGATTGCCTTTCGGGATTACCACAGCCTCACGCATGAAAACGCGGCGCTCAATCGTGACGTGCGCGAGGACGCCGCGGGCATGTGCAGCGTTGAGCCGTACAACGGTCTTCCGCGGCTCTACTTCGGACACGATGCCGACGCGCTCACGCGCAGTGGCGACTGGTATCGCAATTTTCAGTATGCGATCGAGCGCGAACGCGGTCTCGATTGTGCGGAAGACTTGTTCCAGCCCTTCGTCCTCACCTACAACCTGGGCTCACGCAAGTCGGTGGTGGTGATTGCTTCCACGGAGCCGCGCGCCGCCTCGACGTCAACACAGCTGCGCAAGAAGGAGACCGCCCGCCGCCGGGCGCTCAGCGCATCTTCGCCGGTGAAGGACGAACTCGTCGAACAGCTCCTTATCGCCGCCGATCAGTACATTGTGGCGCGGGGCGAGCACAGGAGCATCATCGCGGGGTATCCGTGGTTCGCGGACTGGGGACGCGACACGATGATTTCGCTGCCCGGCATCGCGCTGGCGACCGGGCGGTTCGATGTTGCACGAGACATCCTGCTGGAATTTGCGCGGCACGTGGACCAGGGAATGCTGCCCAACCGTTTTCCCGATGCCGGCGAAGCGCCCGAGTACAACACGGTGGACGCCACCCTCTGGTTTATTGAAGCTGCGCGCGCTTACGTCGCGTACACCGGCGATGCCGAGTTTGTCCGCAAGAACTTGTACGAGGTGTTCAGCGACATCATTGCCTGGCACGTGCGCGGCACCCGCTACGGCATCAAGGTGGACCCAAGCGGACTGCTCGCGGCCGGAGAACCCGGCGTGCAGCTCACGTGGATGGACGCGAAAGTCGGCGACTGGGTAGTTACGCCTAGGTACGGGAAGCCGGTCGAGATTCAAGCGCTTTGGTATAACGCGCTGCGCACGCTGGAAGAGTTCGCCGCGCGCTTCGGCGACCAAGCCGGCCAGCGCCGCTATGCCAACATGGCCACGGTTGCGCAGTGGAGCTTCAACCGCCTTTTCTGGAATGAAAAGAAGAACTGCCTCTACGATGTTGTGAACGGCGGCCCGCCGGATGCCTCGGTTCGTCCCAATCAGATATTCGCCGTGAGCCTGCATCATACGATGCTTCAACCCGACCGTGCTCGACGGGTCGTGGAGGTGGTCGAACGCGACCTGCTGACGCCGCTCGGCCTGCGGTCACTCTCGCCGGAAGATCCAAAGTACATCGGTCGCTACGAGGGCGACGCCCGTGCGCGTGACGGCGCCTATCACCAGGGCACGGTGTGGCCGTGGCTTATGGGGCCGTTCGTCAGTGCCTATGTCAAGGCGCATGGACGCAGCGCCGCGGCAGTCGCCCGCGCCGGCGACCTGTTGCAGCCGTTCCGTGAGCACCTGCGTGCCGCCGGTCTGGGCCAGGTGTCGGAAATTGCCGACGCCGATCCACCGCACACGCCACGTGGATGCTTTGCGCAGGCATGGAGCGTTGCCGAGCTGCTGCGCGCGGCCGTGGAAGACGTGTACGCAAAAACGACATCACCAGCGAAGGCTGCCGCATCCACCGCCACCGCCAGCCCGGCGCCAGCGAGCGCCGCGCGACGCTGA
- a CDS encoding outer membrane beta-barrel protein: protein MRKEFLKTVRRILCLGGVTLAMALVAAAQDAPKAEVFGGYSFSHFKFSQPVNQGGDFTFNANGGVGEAAFYPTKHFGLVGEFGGHKISTIKFENGEASVSGTAITYLFGPRVRYVAKGVTPFAQILFGGTHVGDITSKDVNLCGGPGGCTVNNDSSHNAFTMTAEGGIDINVGKHFAFRSQGGYMLTRFEQDQKKRKNQNDARFLVGIVLH, encoded by the coding sequence ATGAGAAAGGAGTTTTTGAAAACAGTGAGGAGGATACTTTGTCTCGGAGGAGTCACGCTGGCAATGGCGCTTGTTGCGGCGGCTCAGGATGCTCCGAAAGCCGAGGTTTTCGGCGGCTATTCGTTCAGCCACTTCAAGTTCAGTCAGCCCGTCAATCAGGGTGGCGATTTCACCTTCAATGCAAACGGAGGAGTGGGAGAAGCGGCTTTCTATCCGACGAAACACTTCGGCCTGGTGGGTGAGTTCGGGGGCCACAAGATTTCCACCATAAAATTCGAAAACGGTGAGGCCTCGGTGAGCGGAACCGCGATCACGTATCTGTTCGGGCCGCGCGTTCGCTACGTGGCCAAGGGGGTCACTCCTTTCGCGCAGATCCTGTTCGGCGGCACGCACGTCGGGGATATCACCAGCAAGGACGTCAACCTTTGCGGCGGCCCGGGCGGTTGCACGGTCAACAACGACTCGTCCCACAACGCTTTCACGATGACGGCCGAGGGCGGCATCGATATCAACGTCGGCAAGCACTTTGCCTTTCGCAGCCAAGGCGGATACATGCTGACGCGCTTCGAGCAAGACCAAAAGAAGAGAAAGAATCAGAACGACGCTCGCTTCCTGGTCGGAATCGTCCTGCACTAG
- a CDS encoding putative sulfate exporter family transporter: MPVTLRTQRSVVQIHARNHFEAVPARGTAFLLVGPPNLVGRVATCSTDCVSGELMPWLRDRNTRHVLWYAHVKVLRRIIFFAGIAAAASGFVSPPIALALGLVFGLTIQHPLARQARVGSRWLLQASVVALGFGMDLHEVIQAGRSGFFYTALTITASLLLGMGLGRLAGVGGTASFLISTGTAICGGSAIAAVGPIANATDEEMAVSLGTVFVLNSVALLSFPAIGWALHLSQPQFGLWSALAIHDTSSVVGAAARYGAVALAVGTTVKLARALWIVPLALATAAVKKSHTRIQWPWFILLFCLAAVVNTYVPRFAPAYAVLNHAGRIGLTVTLFLIGSGLSRQTLREVGVRPLAQGVALWAVVAVGSLLLIRAGWIAL, translated from the coding sequence ATGCCCGTCACGCTCAGAACCCAAAGGTCGGTGGTTCAAATCCACGCCCGCAACCATTTTGAAGCCGTTCCCGCAAGGGGAACGGCTTTCTTATTGGTCGGGCCGCCGAACCTCGTCGGTCGTGTGGCGACGTGCAGCACCGATTGCGTTTCGGGGGAGTTGATGCCCTGGTTGCGTGACCGTAACACTCGTCACGTGCTCTGGTATGCTCACGTCAAGGTGCTCAGGAGAATAATTTTCTTTGCTGGGATCGCGGCCGCGGCCAGCGGTTTCGTGTCGCCTCCGATTGCGCTGGCGCTGGGCCTGGTATTTGGGCTGACGATTCAACATCCTCTTGCGCGGCAGGCGCGCGTCGGGTCGCGCTGGCTGTTGCAGGCGTCGGTGGTGGCGCTGGGCTTTGGGATGGACCTGCACGAGGTGATCCAGGCCGGTCGCTCGGGTTTTTTCTACACCGCGCTGACGATTACGGCGTCGCTGCTGCTGGGCATGGGACTGGGCCGCCTCGCGGGCGTGGGCGGCACCGCGTCGTTCCTGATCTCGACCGGCACGGCAATTTGCGGCGGCAGTGCGATCGCCGCGGTGGGGCCGATCGCCAACGCCACCGACGAAGAGATGGCGGTCTCGCTGGGCACGGTGTTCGTGCTGAACTCCGTGGCCCTGCTGTCGTTCCCGGCGATCGGGTGGGCGCTGCACTTGAGCCAGCCGCAGTTTGGTCTGTGGTCGGCGCTGGCGATTCATGACACCAGTTCGGTGGTTGGTGCGGCTGCGCGCTATGGGGCGGTTGCGCTGGCGGTGGGAACCACGGTGAAGCTGGCGCGGGCTTTGTGGATTGTGCCGCTGGCGCTGGCGACGGCTGCGGTGAAGAAGAGCCACACGAGAATTCAGTGGCCCTGGTTCATCCTGCTGTTTTGCCTGGCGGCAGTGGTCAATACGTATGTGCCGCGGTTCGCGCCGGCCTATGCGGTGTTGAATCACGCGGGACGCATCGGGTTGACGGTGACGCTGTTCCTGATCGGCAGCGGACTCTCGCGGCAAACGCTACGCGAGGTCGGCGTACGACCGCTGGCACAGGGCGTTGCGCTGTGGGCGGTGGTTGCCGTCGGGTCGCTGCTGCTGATTCGCGCCGGCTGGATCGCGCTCTAA
- a CDS encoding MBL fold metallo-hydrolase gives MRPLIARVLGVVFYCGLALCSAAAARKPLEIYFVDVEGGQATLIVAPSGESLLIDTGWPGFNGRDADRIVSVANSAGLKQIDYVLITHYHRDHVGGAPQLAERIRVGTFLDHGPNREDQGETPARFADYEKLLTGANRRVMKPGDKLKLKDATLTVLTADGEHIGKALHGAGQPNPLCAFEKDWPVDSTENARSLGTLLTYGKFRFIDLGDLTKKKEVELACPDNLVGTVDVYLTTHHGLDQSNARALVHALRPRVAIMNNGARKGGIPEAWQTVHDSPGLEDMWQLHYAVQSDAAHNVAADHIANSEESCQGAYLKLSAQPDGSFTVFNPRNQASKTYAAR, from the coding sequence ATGAGGCCGCTCATCGCTCGAGTCCTGGGAGTTGTTTTCTACTGCGGTCTGGCGCTGTGCAGCGCGGCCGCAGCGCGGAAGCCGCTGGAGATTTACTTCGTTGACGTGGAGGGTGGACAGGCCACGCTCATCGTGGCACCCTCGGGCGAGTCACTGCTGATCGACACCGGATGGCCGGGCTTCAACGGACGTGACGCCGACCGCATCGTATCGGTGGCGAACTCGGCCGGACTGAAGCAGATTGACTACGTGCTCATCACCCACTACCACCGCGACCACGTGGGCGGAGCGCCGCAACTGGCCGAGCGCATCAGGGTGGGAACGTTTCTCGACCACGGTCCCAACCGCGAGGACCAGGGCGAGACGCCGGCACGGTTTGCGGATTACGAGAAGCTGCTGACTGGCGCAAATCGCCGGGTGATGAAGCCGGGCGACAAGCTGAAACTGAAAGACGCCACGCTAACCGTGCTCACCGCAGACGGCGAACACATCGGAAAGGCGCTGCACGGCGCCGGGCAGCCAAATCCACTGTGCGCTTTTGAAAAAGACTGGCCGGTGGATTCGACCGAGAACGCGCGTTCGCTGGGCACGCTGCTCACGTACGGCAAGTTTCGCTTCATCGATCTGGGCGACCTGACGAAGAAGAAGGAAGTCGAGCTGGCGTGCCCGGACAATCTGGTCGGGACGGTGGACGTTTACCTGACCACGCATCATGGGCTCGACCAGTCGAATGCGCGAGCGCTGGTGCACGCGCTGCGGCCGCGGGTGGCCATCATGAACAATGGCGCGCGAAAAGGCGGGATTCCCGAGGCGTGGCAAACGGTGCATGACTCGCCCGGCCTGGAAGATATGTGGCAGCTGCACTACGCGGTGCAGTCGGATGCCGCTCACAATGTTGCGGCGGATCACATCGCCAATTCGGAGGAGAGTTGCCAGGGCGCGTATCTGAAGCTCTCAGCGCAGCCGGACGGCAGCTTCACCGTGTTCAACCCGCGTAATCAGGCCTCGAAGACATATGCCGCCCGGTGA
- a CDS encoding 2-dehydro-3-deoxygalactonokinase has protein sequence MGAANTRAWLLEGERVLARAARPVGVRDSARAGSPEALRQGLRELIAELRGSAVDNEPQVVAAAGMITSPQGLCEVPHVPSPAGVEELAAAARWTELKDVTELPALLATGIRSGPPRMAAMRIGTADVMRGEETLCVGLAALGLVKSPGVVLSLGSHWKAIQINAGGQIEGSVTSLAGELLHTAQTHTVLASSLPPERPATLAVPWLDAGMREQRRSGHARVLFGVRLLDLAGQGTPDERYAYAAGAFIASEMDALMSLGVLAKNVPVAIVGSDAIAGGWLHALTAAGVPGGIVSPADSERGFLAGLSRIMLRAIELRSAANPSSPAGGHGDGCSRRPVT, from the coding sequence ATGGGCGCCGCCAACACGCGCGCGTGGCTGCTCGAGGGCGAGAGGGTGCTGGCGCGGGCAGCGCGTCCGGTTGGGGTTCGCGACTCGGCACGAGCGGGCTCGCCGGAAGCCCTACGACAGGGCCTGCGGGAGCTGATTGCGGAGCTGCGTGGCTCGGCAGTGGACAATGAGCCGCAGGTCGTGGCCGCTGCCGGCATGATCACGTCGCCGCAGGGGCTTTGCGAAGTTCCGCATGTGCCATCTCCAGCGGGCGTGGAGGAACTGGCGGCTGCGGCGCGCTGGACTGAACTCAAGGACGTGACCGAGCTGCCTGCTCTGCTGGCAACCGGCATTCGCAGCGGTCCGCCGCGCATGGCCGCCATGCGGATCGGCACGGCGGATGTGATGCGCGGCGAAGAAACGCTGTGCGTGGGCCTGGCGGCGCTTGGCCTCGTCAAGTCGCCGGGGGTCGTGCTCAGCCTGGGCTCGCACTGGAAGGCGATCCAGATCAACGCCGGCGGACAGATTGAAGGCAGCGTTACTTCGCTTGCCGGGGAACTGCTGCACACCGCGCAGACGCATACGGTCCTGGCAAGTTCATTACCCCCTGAGCGCCCGGCCACACTCGCGGTGCCGTGGCTCGACGCGGGAATGCGCGAGCAGCGGCGTTCGGGCCATGCGCGGGTGTTGTTCGGCGTGCGGCTGCTCGATCTGGCCGGGCAGGGAACGCCGGACGAGCGTTACGCATACGCGGCGGGCGCGTTTATCGCGTCGGAGATGGATGCGCTGATGTCGCTGGGCGTGCTGGCGAAAAACGTCCCGGTTGCGATTGTTGGTTCAGATGCGATTGCGGGTGGCTGGCTGCATGCGCTCACGGCGGCCGGCGTGCCGGGCGGCATTGTCTCGCCGGCTGACTCCGAGCGCGGATTCCTGGCGGGGCTGAGCAGAATCATGTTGCGTGCGATTGAGTTGCGATCGGCTGCTAATCCTTCCAGCCCGGCCGGCGGCCATGGCGACGGATGCTCTCGCCGGCCAGTGACTTAA
- the pcaF gene encoding 3-oxoadipyl-CoA thiolase: MSEAFICDAVRTPFGRYGGALAAIRADDLAALPLRALVERNPPVDWAALDDVIYGCANQAGEDNRNVARMALLLAGIPPVAPGSTVNRLCGSSLDALAIAARAIKAGEADLIVAGGVESMSRAPFVMGKAESAFSRNAQVYDTTIGWRFVNPLMKSRYGVDSMPETGENVAEQFSVSRADQDAFALRSQQRWARAHASCFFKNEVIPVTIAGKGGEPKSFDTDEHPRPGTTLEALAKLKPVVKPGGTVTAGNASGVNDGAAALLVASEAAAARHGLRPRARIIAAAAAGIEPRIMGFAPVPATRKVLAKAGLKLSQMDVIELNEAFAAQALAVTRDLGLPDDAEHVNPNGGAIAIGHPLGASGARLATTAVNQLHASAGKYALCTMCIGVGQGIAVVLERV; the protein is encoded by the coding sequence GTGAGCGAAGCCTTCATTTGCGACGCGGTGCGGACGCCCTTTGGACGGTATGGCGGGGCGCTGGCCGCAATACGCGCGGATGATCTCGCGGCGCTGCCGCTGCGGGCGCTGGTTGAGCGCAACCCGCCCGTGGACTGGGCCGCGCTCGATGACGTGATCTATGGCTGCGCCAACCAGGCAGGCGAAGATAACCGCAACGTGGCGCGGATGGCCTTGCTGCTGGCGGGCATTCCGCCTGTGGCGCCGGGCAGCACGGTGAACCGGCTGTGCGGCTCGAGCCTGGACGCGCTGGCCATCGCGGCGCGCGCCATCAAGGCGGGTGAAGCTGATCTGATCGTCGCCGGGGGCGTGGAGAGCATGAGCCGCGCGCCGTTCGTGATGGGCAAGGCGGAGAGCGCGTTCAGCCGCAATGCTCAGGTTTACGACACGACCATCGGCTGGCGCTTCGTGAATCCACTGATGAAGAGCAGGTATGGCGTGGATTCGATGCCGGAAACCGGCGAGAACGTGGCGGAGCAGTTCAGTGTTTCGCGTGCCGATCAGGACGCGTTCGCTCTGCGTTCGCAACAGCGCTGGGCGCGCGCTCATGCCAGTTGTTTCTTCAAGAACGAAGTCATCCCCGTCACGATTGCGGGCAAGGGCGGCGAGCCGAAAAGCTTCGACACGGACGAGCACCCACGTCCCGGCACGACGCTGGAAGCGCTCGCGAAACTCAAGCCGGTGGTGAAGCCCGGTGGCACGGTGACTGCCGGAAACGCGTCGGGCGTGAACGATGGCGCGGCCGCGCTGCTGGTGGCTTCCGAGGCAGCGGCCGCGCGGCATGGGCTGAGGCCGCGAGCGCGCATTATCGCCGCTGCTGCCGCGGGAATTGAACCGCGCATCATGGGCTTTGCTCCGGTGCCGGCCACGCGCAAGGTCCTGGCCAAGGCCGGCCTGAAGCTTTCGCAAATGGACGTGATCGAACTGAACGAAGCGTTTGCGGCGCAGGCGCTCGCGGTTACGCGCGATCTCGGCCTGCCCGACGACGCCGAGCATGTGAACCCGAATGGCGGTGCGATCGCGATCGGACACCCGCTGGGAGCGAGCGGCGCGCGGCTGGCGACCACGGCCGTGAATCAGCTTCACGCTTCCGCAGGGAAGTACGCGCTCTGTACCATGTGCATCGGCGTGGGCCAGGGAATCGCGGTCGTTCTGGAGCGCGTCTAA
- the gndA gene encoding NADP-dependent phosphogluconate dehydrogenase — translation MPVTGSAPAVAQFGVIGLGVMGQNLALNIEDHGISVAVWNLRPEAVDHFLAENAGRRLVGSKGLSEFVRSLQRPRRILMMITAGNPVDEMLARLSPLLEPGDIVIDGGNSFFKDTQRREAEMRARNLNFFGMGVSGGAEGARHGPSLMPGGAKEAYEHMRPTLEAIAARSDSGPCVTWVGPDGAGHFVKMVHNGIEYGDMQLIAEAYDILRKALRLGAAELAEIFETWNRGPLESYLIDITAQIFTVADPETGKPLVDVVLDAAEQKGTGKWTAQVALDLVVPVPTTAAAIDARGLSSLKNERVVAAEKYPRDAVAYKGDKRGLIEAVHDALYAAKICSYAQGMGLIRAGSNEYSWNISLREMARIWKAGCIIRARLLDAIMKGFERTPDLPNLLLDSEFQRAVTAAMPKWRRAVCVAAELCIPVPAMSASLAYLDSYTSAQLPQNLTQAQRDFFGAHTYHRADRPTAPAAHTDWSALARTPGKAAK, via the coding sequence ATGCCAGTCACCGGATCGGCACCGGCCGTAGCGCAGTTTGGCGTGATCGGGCTGGGCGTCATGGGGCAGAACCTGGCGCTCAACATCGAAGACCACGGCATCAGCGTGGCTGTGTGGAACCTGCGGCCCGAGGCGGTTGACCACTTTCTTGCCGAGAACGCCGGCCGTCGCCTGGTGGGCAGCAAAGGCCTGAGCGAGTTCGTCCGCTCGCTGCAGCGGCCGCGTCGCATCCTCATGATGATCACCGCGGGAAACCCGGTGGACGAGATGCTCGCGCGCTTGTCCCCGCTGCTTGAGCCCGGCGACATTGTGATTGACGGCGGCAACTCCTTCTTCAAGGACACGCAGCGGCGCGAAGCCGAGATGCGCGCGCGTAACCTGAACTTTTTCGGCATGGGTGTTTCGGGAGGCGCGGAAGGCGCGCGCCATGGGCCGTCGCTGATGCCGGGCGGGGCAAAGGAAGCCTACGAGCACATGCGGCCTACGTTGGAAGCGATTGCGGCGCGCTCCGATTCCGGGCCCTGCGTCACCTGGGTTGGCCCCGACGGCGCCGGTCACTTCGTGAAGATGGTGCACAATGGCATCGAGTACGGCGACATGCAGCTTATCGCCGAGGCGTACGACATCCTGCGCAAGGCGCTGCGCCTGGGCGCGGCGGAGCTGGCGGAAATCTTCGAGACGTGGAACCGCGGCCCGCTCGAGTCGTACCTGATCGACATCACGGCGCAGATCTTCACGGTCGCCGATCCGGAAACCGGCAAGCCGCTGGTGGACGTCGTTCTCGACGCAGCCGAGCAGAAGGGAACCGGCAAGTGGACGGCGCAGGTGGCGCTCGATCTTGTCGTGCCGGTTCCGACCACCGCCGCGGCGATTGACGCGCGCGGGCTGAGCAGCCTGAAGAACGAGCGTGTGGTTGCGGCGGAAAAATATCCGCGCGATGCGGTGGCGTACAAAGGTGATAAGCGCGGGCTGATCGAAGCGGTGCACGACGCACTCTACGCCGCCAAGATCTGCTCCTACGCGCAGGGCATGGGACTGATCCGCGCCGGTTCGAACGAATACAGTTGGAACATCAGCCTGCGGGAGATGGCGCGGATCTGGAAGGCGGGCTGCATCATTCGCGCGCGGTTGCTCGACGCGATCATGAAAGGGTTCGAGCGCACGCCTGACCTTCCCAACCTGCTGCTCGACTCCGAGTTTCAGCGCGCGGTCACGGCCGCGATGCCGAAGTGGCGCCGCGCGGTATGCGTGGCCGCTGAACTGTGCATTCCGGTGCCGGCCATGTCGGCCTCGCTGGCCTACCTGGACAGCTACACCTCGGCACAGCTTCCGCAAAACCTCACCCAGGCGCAGCGCGACTTCTTCGGTGCGCATACGTATCATCGCGCCGACCGGCCCACGGCGCCGGCGGCACACACCGACTGGAGTGCGCTGGCGCGCACGCCTGGGAAAGCGGCGAAGTAG
- the zwf gene encoding glucose-6-phosphate dehydrogenase gives MSAVIEAVSPQKVGTPQLPKGDSCVLVIFGASGDLARRKLIPALYDLTCVGCMHPEFEVLGTGRTPMDTATFRTRMREAVSQARGSVDFDGQRWRDFEKRLHYIAGDLADKRFYGELHDKLEEMRGSGSSPNHLFYLSVPASAAPQVVEGLGAVGLNRNEHGWSRIVVEKPFGRDLQSAQKLNDILLGVFREREIYRIDHYLGKETVQNILVFRFGNTVFEPVWNRNYVDWVEITAAETVGVEDRAAFYEETGALRDMVANHLLQLLALTGMEPPIAFEADAVREQKVQLFRSIRPMNLEDVARCTVRGQYGPGVINGEPVRGYRQERGVNPNSNTETYVALQFNIDNWRWAGVPFFIRTGKRLARQDTEIRVHFKRTPQALFARTPAEEMEPNVIAVQIQPDEGISIAFGAKRPGSHMSTLPVQARFSYQSMFGAALPTAYETLLVDAMRGDATLFTRRDEVESEWRIITPIEDAWTRLPPPKFPNYPAGSEGPVEANKLIADGRNWRRLA, from the coding sequence ATGAGCGCGGTAATCGAGGCCGTCAGCCCGCAGAAGGTAGGCACTCCGCAACTGCCCAAGGGCGATTCATGCGTCCTGGTGATTTTCGGCGCGTCCGGCGACCTGGCGCGCCGCAAGCTGATTCCCGCGCTCTACGACCTGACGTGCGTGGGCTGTATGCATCCCGAGTTCGAGGTCCTCGGCACCGGTCGCACACCAATGGACACCGCCACCTTTCGGACGCGCATGCGCGAGGCGGTGTCGCAGGCGCGCGGCTCGGTGGACTTCGACGGCCAGCGCTGGCGCGATTTTGAAAAGCGATTGCACTACATCGCCGGCGACCTCGCCGACAAGCGCTTCTATGGCGAACTGCACGACAAGCTGGAAGAGATGCGCGGCAGCGGGTCGAGTCCGAATCATCTCTTTTATCTTTCGGTGCCGGCGTCAGCGGCGCCGCAAGTGGTGGAAGGACTGGGAGCGGTTGGGCTCAACCGGAACGAGCACGGCTGGTCGCGCATTGTCGTGGAGAAACCGTTCGGCCGCGACCTGCAATCGGCACAGAAGTTGAACGACATTCTGCTGGGCGTCTTCCGCGAGCGCGAGATCTACCGTATTGATCATTACCTGGGCAAGGAAACCGTCCAGAACATCCTCGTCTTCCGCTTCGGCAATACGGTTTTCGAGCCGGTGTGGAACCGCAACTATGTGGACTGGGTGGAGATCACCGCGGCGGAAACCGTGGGCGTGGAAGACCGCGCTGCGTTCTATGAGGAAACCGGCGCGCTGCGCGACATGGTGGCCAACCACCTGCTGCAACTTTTGGCGCTGACCGGGATGGAGCCGCCGATCGCGTTCGAGGCTGACGCCGTGCGCGAGCAGAAGGTGCAACTGTTCCGCTCGATCCGGCCGATGAACCTGGAGGACGTGGCGCGCTGCACCGTGCGCGGACAGTACGGCCCCGGCGTGATCAATGGCGAGCCTGTTCGGGGATATCGCCAGGAGCGCGGAGTGAATCCCAACTCGAATACCGAGACGTACGTCGCGCTGCAGTTCAACATTGACAACTGGCGCTGGGCGGGCGTGCCGTTTTTCATCCGCACGGGCAAGCGGCTGGCGCGGCAGGACACGGAAATCCGCGTCCACTTCAAACGCACGCCGCAGGCGCTGTTCGCGCGCACGCCGGCCGAGGAGATGGAGCCAAACGTCATCGCCGTCCAGATCCAGCCGGATGAAGGCATCAGCATTGCGTTTGGCGCCAAGCGCCCCGGCTCACACATGAGCACGCTGCCGGTACAGGCGCGCTTCTCATACCAGTCCATGTTCGGCGCCGCGCTGCCGACGGCTTATGAGACGCTACTGGTCGACGCGATGCGCGGTGACGCCACGCTGTTCACGCGCCGCGACGAGGTGGAATCGGAGTGGCGCATCATCACCCCCATCGAGGACGCGTGGACGCGGCTTCCGCCGCCAAAGTTCCCCAACTACCCGGCCGGCAGTGAAGGCCCGGTCGAGGCGAACAAACTGATCGCCGATGGCCGCAACTGGCGTCGGCTGGCGTGA
- the pgl gene encoding 6-phosphogluconolactonase yields the protein MSESSPLTRATAFQNSVQIIALPDAPAVARRAAEMIVHDASEAIAAREQFLFVLAGGTAPRPTYEQLAKPECSSRVDWKRTHVFWGDERYVPPTDPQSNFRMCNETLVRHVPLSESNVHRVPTEVSPADAAASAYEQEVRRVTGTAEREWPRFDVVLLGLGTNGHTASLFPHSPVLRERSRLVAADFVAEVNAWRITMTVPVLNQAHNTILIATGKEKAEVVRDVITGAREPERLPAQFIHPVAGTLTWLLDKASAALLPAGVVKTAAE from the coding sequence ATGAGCGAATCCAGCCCACTCACGCGCGCAACGGCATTCCAGAATAGCGTTCAGATAATTGCTCTGCCCGACGCGCCGGCGGTGGCGCGTCGCGCAGCTGAGATGATCGTGCACGACGCGAGCGAGGCGATTGCGGCGCGCGAGCAGTTCCTTTTCGTCCTCGCCGGTGGCACGGCGCCACGGCCCACGTACGAGCAACTGGCGAAGCCTGAGTGCAGTTCGCGCGTTGACTGGAAGCGCACGCATGTTTTCTGGGGCGATGAGCGGTACGTCCCGCCGACCGACCCACAGAGCAACTTCCGCATGTGCAACGAGACACTTGTGCGGCATGTGCCTCTATCGGAGAGCAATGTTCATCGCGTGCCGACCGAAGTGTCGCCGGCTGACGCGGCTGCGAGCGCGTACGAACAGGAAGTCCGGCGAGTGACCGGCACAGCAGAGCGAGAGTGGCCGCGCTTCGACGTGGTTCTGCTCGGGCTAGGCACGAATGGGCACACCGCGTCGCTTTTTCCGCATTCGCCGGTGCTGCGGGAGAGGTCGCGTTTGGTGGCAGCCGACTTTGTGGCCGAGGTGAACGCGTGGCGCATTACCATGACCGTGCCGGTGCTGAACCAGGCACACAACACGATCTTGATCGCGACCGGAAAAGAGAAGGCGGAAGTCGTACGCGATGTGATCACCGGTGCGCGTGAGCCGGAACGCCTGCCCGCACAGTTCATTCACCCTGTTGCCGGCACACTCACCTGGCTGCTCGACAAGGCTTCCGCGGCTCTCCTGCCGGCGGGCGTTGTGAAGACTGCAGCCGAGTAA